In Mycobacteriales bacterium, one DNA window encodes the following:
- a CDS encoding STAS domain-containing protein, which yields MNFSTASRDHAGHTVLSVSGEVDIHTSPMLRLALADLTGPERRLIVDLGDVQFLDSSGLGALVEGLNRAKDMDGDLSLVCPAGPMLKLLRITGLDQVFVLYATIEDAVTG from the coding sequence GTGAACTTCTCGACAGCCAGTCGTGACCACGCCGGTCACACCGTGCTCTCGGTGTCCGGCGAGGTCGACATCCACACCTCCCCGATGCTCCGGCTCGCCCTCGCCGACCTCACCGGACCGGAGCGGCGCCTGATCGTCGATCTCGGCGACGTCCAGTTCCTCGACTCTTCCGGGCTCGGAGCGCTCGTCGAGGGTCTGAACCGCGCGAAGGACATGGACGGCGACCTGTCGTTGGTGTGTCCGGCCGGCCCCATGCTCAAGCTGCTCCGGATCACCGGCTTGGACCAGGTCTTCGTCCTGTACGCCACGATCGAGGACGCGGTCACGGGTTGA
- a CDS encoding nuclear transport factor 2 family protein — MTKGVQDRMVEVERIRDAFHSAIYAASDVDAAAALATEDVALVNHPTGSGATGVDELRRYLREDVLPHLPPDLEFRRVSRTGDRWRVAQEDMVSFTHDRELPWLLPGVAPTGRTVEVLAVSVVVVRRSAVERHRTLWDMTTLLAHLKVEHV, encoded by the coding sequence ATGACCAAAGGCGTGCAGGACCGGATGGTCGAGGTCGAACGGATCCGCGACGCGTTCCACTCGGCGATCTACGCCGCCTCCGACGTGGACGCGGCCGCGGCGCTGGCCACCGAGGACGTCGCCCTCGTGAACCACCCGACCGGCAGCGGTGCCACCGGCGTGGACGAGCTGCGCCGGTACCTCCGCGAGGACGTGCTGCCCCACCTGCCGCCCGACCTCGAGTTCCGCCGGGTCTCGAGAACGGGTGACCGGTGGCGGGTCGCGCAGGAGGACATGGTCAGCTTCACCCACGACCGCGAGCTGCCCTGGCTGCTTCCCGGCGTCGCCCCGACCGGCCGGACCGTCGAGGTGCTCGCGGTGTCGGTGGTCGTCGTACGCCGATCGGCGGTCGAGAGACACCGGACGCTGTGGGACATGACGACCCTGCTCGCGCACCTGAAGGTCGAGCACGTCTGA
- a CDS encoding AMP-binding protein, giving the protein MAGEALHALLGGGQPGHAAFVVPEDGQVVSYAEMAERIETLAGRLAAAGVRRGDRVALTLPNSPDFVQLLLAVTLLGAAAAPLNPAYTETENTFYLQDVAPRLLLMPASRPAAAAAAAAGTGTAVLGVADAADGPPDLIRDGEPVTGRAAFERGTPDDVAIVLHTSGTTSRPKQVPLLHRNLMASTRSVADHFRLGPDDVSFCVMPLFHVHGLIASTFAALAAGGTVVSPRRLTPQRFWRQARESGTTWLSAGPTLHQMLLDKIDADGAPDTLRFVRSCSSALAPELLHRAEGSYGVPMLESYGMTEASHQMAANPLPPGERVPGSVGVPAGAEIGIAGTSGTLLPAGEAGEVVIRGPGVMSGYVNNPAATAEAFFGDWFRTGDRGVLRDGYLHLEGRIKEMIIRGGENIGPAEIEQALLAHPAVTDAVCFGVPDDKYGEVPAAAVTLTGDVEPRELIRFCRERLAAFKVPAVIHVLPEIPRTATGKVQRRRVGEFVESRQAAE; this is encoded by the coding sequence ATGGCCGGCGAGGCACTGCACGCGCTGCTCGGCGGCGGTCAGCCGGGGCACGCCGCGTTCGTCGTCCCCGAGGACGGGCAGGTCGTCAGCTACGCGGAGATGGCCGAGCGGATCGAGACCCTCGCCGGCCGGCTGGCCGCGGCCGGGGTCCGGCGGGGCGACCGGGTGGCGCTGACGCTGCCCAACAGCCCCGACTTCGTCCAGCTGCTGCTCGCCGTCACCCTCCTCGGCGCGGCGGCGGCGCCGCTCAACCCGGCGTACACCGAGACCGAGAACACGTTCTACCTCCAGGACGTGGCCCCCCGGCTGCTGCTGATGCCGGCCAGCCGGCCCGCGGCCGCCGCGGCTGCCGCCGCCGGCACCGGCACCGCCGTGCTGGGTGTCGCCGACGCCGCCGATGGACCGCCGGACCTGATCCGCGACGGAGAGCCGGTGACCGGGCGGGCCGCGTTCGAGCGCGGCACACCCGACGACGTCGCGATCGTCCTGCACACCAGCGGCACCACCAGCCGGCCGAAGCAGGTGCCGCTGCTGCACCGCAACCTGATGGCCTCCACCAGGAGCGTCGCCGACCACTTCCGGCTCGGTCCCGACGACGTGTCCTTCTGCGTGATGCCGCTGTTCCACGTGCACGGGCTGATCGCGTCGACGTTCGCGGCCCTGGCCGCCGGGGGGACCGTGGTGTCCCCGCGCCGGCTCACCCCCCAGCGGTTCTGGCGGCAGGCCCGCGAGTCCGGGACGACCTGGCTGTCGGCCGGGCCGACGCTGCACCAGATGCTGCTGGACAAGATCGACGCCGACGGCGCCCCGGACACCCTGCGGTTCGTACGGTCGTGCAGCTCGGCGCTCGCGCCCGAGCTGCTGCACCGGGCCGAGGGCAGTTACGGGGTGCCGATGCTGGAGTCGTACGGGATGACCGAGGCCAGCCACCAGATGGCCGCCAACCCGCTGCCGCCCGGGGAGCGGGTGCCCGGTTCGGTCGGCGTGCCGGCCGGCGCCGAGATCGGCATCGCCGGCACCAGCGGCACTCTGCTGCCCGCGGGCGAGGCCGGCGAGGTCGTCATCCGCGGCCCCGGCGTGATGTCCGGGTACGTGAACAACCCCGCGGCGACGGCCGAGGCGTTCTTCGGCGACTGGTTCCGTACCGGCGACCGCGGCGTCCTGCGGGACGGCTACCTCCACCTGGAGGGCCGGATCAAGGAGATGATCATCCGCGGCGGCGAGAACATCGGGCCGGCCGAGATCGAGCAGGCCCTGCTGGCCCACCCGGCGGTGACGGACGCGGTCTGCTTCGGCGTCCCCGACGACAAGTACGGCGAGGTGCCGGCCGCGGCGGTCACCCTCACCGGAGACGTGGAACCGCGCGAGCTGATCCGTTTCTGCCGCGAGCGGCTCGCCGCGTTCAAGGTTCCCGCCGTGATCCACGTGCTGCCGGAGATCCCCCGTACGGCGACCGGCAAGGTGCAGCGCCGCCGGGTCGGCGAGTTCGTGGAGAGCCGACAGGCGGCGGA